The following proteins come from a genomic window of Deinococcus depolymerans:
- a CDS encoding response regulator, translating into MNTRRILIIDDNPNDVELALTALDDGPAGSPGHEVSVASGGPEAIELLRAARSAGTLPDLILLDLKMPHMDGIAVLDVIRADPGLRGIPVVMLTTSGEGRDIRESYAHGASAYVIKPMDFTQFRAAMQTIQAFWTTLNRPPSLN; encoded by the coding sequence GTGAACACCCGCAGGATCCTGATCATCGACGACAACCCGAATGACGTGGAGCTCGCCCTGACCGCCCTGGACGACGGGCCGGCCGGCAGCCCCGGCCACGAGGTCAGTGTCGCGTCCGGCGGTCCGGAAGCGATCGAGCTGCTCCGCGCCGCCCGCAGCGCCGGCACGCTGCCCGACCTGATCCTGCTGGACCTGAAGATGCCGCACATGGACGGCATCGCGGTGCTCGACGTCATCCGGGCCGACCCGGGCCTGCGCGGCATCCCGGTCGTCATGCTCACCACCAGCGGTGAGGGCCGCGACATCCGCGAATCCTACGCGCACGGCGCGAGCGCCTACGTCATCAAACCCATGGATTTCACGCAGTTCCGCGCCGCCATGCAGACCATCCAGGCGTTCTGGACCACCCTGAACCGCCCCCCCAGCCTCAACTGA
- a CDS encoding DUF72 domain-containing protein: MRVYIGCGGYSNDDWTEEGLLYEGVRKDEYLATYARHFDAAELNSSFYAIPGLKAFEGMARRSGGRVRFAVKLHRVFTHDRAPTDADFDRMLQSPEPLREAGVMGPYLAQFPFSFHRTPANRRYLGQLAERFAGHELAVEMRHEGWDRPEVREGMAERGLIWVSPDYPPAGGLPEPQLHVTGDVGYLRLHGRNAGSWWEGQSAAERHDYRYSRAEMDEWAQKIALVADDLSELYVFFENTTKGHALHNIPQLRAALNAHGVPVQTPDPGQGPEQGRLL; this comes from the coding sequence ATGCGCGTGTACATCGGCTGCGGCGGCTACAGCAACGACGACTGGACGGAAGAGGGCCTGCTCTACGAGGGGGTCCGCAAGGACGAGTACCTCGCCACCTACGCCCGGCACTTCGACGCCGCCGAACTGAACAGTTCCTTCTACGCCATTCCCGGCCTGAAGGCCTTCGAGGGCATGGCCCGCAGGAGCGGTGGCCGGGTGCGGTTCGCCGTGAAACTCCACCGGGTCTTCACCCACGACCGCGCGCCCACCGACGCCGACTTCGACCGGATGCTGCAGAGCCCCGAACCGCTGCGCGAGGCGGGCGTCATGGGCCCCTACCTCGCGCAGTTCCCGTTCTCGTTTCACCGCACGCCCGCCAACCGCCGCTACCTGGGCCAGCTGGCCGAACGCTTCGCCGGGCATGAACTGGCCGTCGAGATGCGCCACGAGGGCTGGGACCGCCCGGAAGTCCGCGAGGGCATGGCCGAGCGCGGCCTGATCTGGGTCAGCCCCGACTACCCGCCCGCCGGGGGCCTGCCGGAACCGCAACTGCACGTCACCGGGGACGTGGGCTACCTGCGCCTGCACGGCCGTAACGCCGGCAGCTGGTGGGAGGGGCAGAGCGCCGCCGAACGCCACGACTACCGCTACAGCCGCGCCGAGATGGACGAATGGGCGCAGAAGATCGCCCTCGTGGCGGACGACCTGAGCGAGCTGTACGTGTTCTTCGAGAACACCACCAAGGGCCACGCCCTGCACAACATTCCCCAGTTGCGCGCGGCCCTGAACGCCCACGGCGTGCCGGTGCAGACGCCGGACCCCGGCCAGGGTCCCGAGCAGGGCCGCCTGCTCTGA